Part of the Panicum virgatum strain AP13 chromosome 4N, P.virgatum_v5, whole genome shotgun sequence genome is shown below.
cggccgcggcggccatggcggcggcgtcggagctGACGAGGAACGCGTCGGCGCCGAGGCGGTCCACGGCCTCGGCGCGCTTCCGGCCCGACGAGCTGATCACCGTCACGTGGTGGCCCATGGCCTTGGCGATCTTCACGCCCATGTGGCCGACGCCGCCCAGCCCCAGGATGCCGCCGCGGAgccccggcgcggcgaggccgagcCGCTTCAGCGGGCTGTACACCGTCACGCCCGCGCACAGCAGCGGCGCCGCCTGCTCCGGCGCCATCCCCGCCGGAATCTTCACCACGAACCTGTTGGCCGGGCAAAGAAACAAAACGGATTAGTCATTCGTTGATCGCTTTCCAAGTCTGTCACGAGTGTCAGCATGCGTGACACATTGAGTCTGTGTTTCAGTTGCTTGCTCACTTCTGGTCGACGACCATGGCGGAGGAGAAGCCGCCCTGCGTGGGCTTGCCGTCGGGGTACACGTCGTTGTACGACCAGATCTTCTTGctgcagtactgctcgttgctGGACTTGCAGGGGCGGCACTGGCGGCAGCACCCGACGATGaggccgacgccgacgacgtCGCCGGCGCGGAACTTGGTCACCTCGGctcccacctcctccacctctccAACCACCTCGTGCCTGGTCTCACCAACAAGATCGAACAAATCAGTCACATAAACCATAGGAGTGCATTACATCCACGTGTTGTTTCGGATGACGTTCAGTACATACTACATCTGAAGAAAACTAAACTTTTGATGCCTGTTGTCTTTGGTGAACTATTTTATTCAGATTCAGATTCTGAAGTTATAAAAATTCTGAACCGTGTCTTGCTCACCTTGGAAGCTAAAACCAGAAAAATCACCATTACATGCAAGCTAGATATTTTACCGTACTAAACGCCATCGTCACAGCTAAAACCAGAACAAATCACAATTACAGTTGATTGCAAGTCTTCACTAGAAGTTGCAGGATTGCAGCATGAATACCGAAAATCAAGAGACGCGACATGCCTTTGCATTGCGTGCTGCTGCTTGATTCTCTTTTCTGATTTACTTCGTTTACAGGGTGACAGTATCCTGTAATCATATAGAAGAAACTGCACTTACCCAGGGACCATGGGGTACTTGGACATGCCGAGGTGGTTCTTGGCTTGGTGGATGTCAGTGTGGCAAACCCCACAGTACAAAACCTTGATCGCCACATCTTCAGCGCCAGTCTTCCTGCAGATTGCCACACGATTCACAGTGACAATTCAGTCAATTCTTCGGGTAAAACAGATATCACTATATCAGACGCGCTGCCATGGCCTCGCGGTCGATGTCAGGAGAATCTGCAGATTTCAGATTTGTACCAGCAAACAATGGGGGGAGAGGAAACGATCTGTGTTAGTTTTCACCTCAAAGTATAGGAGTACGGGGAcaggcggccgccggcgtcccgCGCCGCCCAACCGACGGCCGTCCTCTCCGACGCGTCGCTGCCCATCCTCGCCGGAGCCGGCAGGGACGAGGAGAATTCTCAACGAAGAGGGAGGGATTATTCAGCGGGTCCTTCAAGATCGGAGGACGGAAAAGGCGCCCTGAGTTGGGGTCTGTTGGTCGACGCGTCGAGAGGGTGGCATGTTTATACAGGCCAACAGGGGCACAGGGCAGTCAGGAAACGTTACGATCGCCAGCTTGTCATTGGGTGTTCGTAGTACAAGTTGGAATACGGTAGCAATGCAGTTACCTTTTCGAGtttgaaaagaagaaaaaacgaaATCGCAATCGATTCGACCACATCCAATCTTGAAAATTCGGATTCAATCTCGTCCGTCAGGGGCAGGTGGCTGTATACAACACAGCAGCACCGTACACATGggtttgacttggattcgaattaGTTTCCTTCAAGTAGACTTTGCTTTGTAGTTCACCCACTATAATACTTTAGCACCATGCAAAGTGAAGAGCCTACCAGATTGCAGGGCAATATGCTGCTTCCGCTTGAGAAGCCTCACCAACTTCCTTGCCAAATCTTCAGTTTCCTGTAACTCCAGGTGAGAATTGagatcttctttcttttttttctttgaaagaaGCTCCCACTGAGATCATGTTGTTCAAGACCTCCGGTTTCATGCTGGAGTGGTCTGTCCTGCTACTTCCTGCAAGCGACCGGACTAGAGGGCCCAGAGGAGCGGCTGATGATTGCCGCGTGGATGAACAACGTCCTGCAGACAAGAAGGCAGCCCAGGAGTCCGCCGAAGAGGAGTCGTTTCCCTCAGTACAGTACTCGCTCCCTGCTTAAAACAACGTAGCTCTCGCTTACTGAGAAGTTAAATGATTTTACATTTGACAAAATATATACTATAAAGATAAATATTTCTGATTTGTATCAGGTTCATCTTACCCCCTCATGTTAGATCCACGTGTCGGAATTGCGGCCCGAGTTTGCGACGCTTACCCTCTCTCTGTGGGCCTCGGGCTCTCTAGGCCTCTTGGAGCTCCAGCCCACGCGGCGTGCAGTGCAGCTTCGGCCCAGAAGCAGCTGGCAAGTCCTGAACCTGAACTTCGCTGCGGCccactccctccgtcctaaatGTTTCTCAGCTAAAATATCaggattttttcatttttatattaaaaaacaaaatttcaaaaatatatatcaaatagggaaattttcaaaaataaatgcatgtcgcccatccagtgggcgacatgacctaaatgtaaaaaaattacatttaggtcctggcgcccagggcgcattaaacagtgaacttttaaaatcgatataaaatcataaaaaattgaaaaaatacaaactcaactgttccggattctatgaaataatatctacaacttttgttacataaagtttttcatttgatcaatatatctaaatcaagaaaaatagtttgtacctagaaaaatctgaaataattcatttggtctagttgtgcttatctaaaatttaccaaacttttttatagctcttagaaaataaaataatggtactgtaaaagttatggcttctaatactcagtatagcaccatggataaataacccatttaaactagacatattgcaagatctaatttaaaaatttattctagaaatgttttctgggcctaccaattttgtacaagtctatgctcaccatatgcaacactctggccaaagatgatatgcatccaaaggatggatcttgagatttaaataaaagtgcattaaacttgtatttaaaatagagcaagatacattgatcaaatgaaaaactttatgtaacaaaagttgtagatcttgtttcatagaatccagaacagttgagtttgtatttttttatttttctactattttatatcgattttataaGTTCattgtttaatgcgccctggtcGCAAGGacttttttacatttaggttctGTCGCCCActgcctgtcgcccattagaGGGGCGACAGGCACGCATTTTTGAAAAATTCCCTATAcgccatatatttttaaaattttgttttttaaatataaaaatgaaaaaagcgctAAAATATCACGGATGAGATGATAAGCGAACAGAGCTGGAAGCCTGGAACGAACAACGATCCCACGTTGGTCAGGGCTAACTCCCTTGTCCACTTCCGGCCTGCCGACAGGCGAACCGAAACCAAACCCTTTCCGGCTCCGCTCCACCCGACCTTTCTGGCTTTCTCCACGCACGACAAGGCGCGAGCATCCCCCCCACCGATTCCGTTGAGTTGAGGAGAGCGAGATGTGGCCGCACGACAGACAGCGATGCCGTTCGATCGCACTACGGCAATTGGGTGGGTGAGCTCCGATCTGGATCGTCAACTTGCGAAGCATCGCGATTTTGGTGGATCCGTTGGGAGGCGCCGGATCTTGCACCTGCACCTACGCCAAAACCCGAATCCGGCATTCACCATCTTCCAGCGGGCAACGGCGAGACAAACAATTTGTTCCCTTCATCTTCATTGTATCCAACCAACAATATTTCTCTCACACACAAAACCAACACCAACCACTAGCACCAGCcaaccagcagtacttttctctcaaaaaaatc
Proteins encoded:
- the LOC120670581 gene encoding probable cinnamyl alcohol dehydrogenase: MGSDASERTAVGWAARDAGGRLSPYSYTLRKTGAEDVAIKVLYCGVCHTDIHQAKNHLGMSKYPMVPGHEVVGEVEEVGAEVTKFRAGDVVGVGLIVGCCRQCRPCKSSNEQYCSKKIWSYNDVYPDGKPTQGGFSSAMVVDQKFVVKIPAGMAPEQAAPLLCAGVTVYSPLKRLGLAAPGLRGGILGLGGVGHMGVKIAKAMGHHVTVISSSGRKRAEAVDRLGADAFLVSSDAAAMAAAAGPLDYVIDTVPAHHPLGPYLALLGLDGKLVVMGVIGQPLSFASPALMLGRRSIAGSFVGSVEEAEETLAFCAARGVTSQVEVVEMGYVNEALERLERNDVRYRFVVDVAGSNLGGA